One window of the Solanum stenotomum isolate F172 chromosome 11, ASM1918654v1, whole genome shotgun sequence genome contains the following:
- the LOC125845220 gene encoding uncharacterized protein LOC125845220, with amino-acid sequence MASYFRVFLFLAFFAASSIAQSPAPAPKISPAATPTPAPAPVLAPPTATPTPSPTPTPAPSTAPTTSPTPSPAASATSPSPSPAGAGAVSPPAPTPTGSAPADQPSADNTPSSPNAASRAVIGGAAFAGVIIAAALM; translated from the coding sequence ATGGCTTCTTATTTCagagtttttcttttcttagccTTTTTTGCTGCTTCTTCCATAGCTCAATCTCCAGCTCCGGCCCCAAAAATTTCTCCGGCAGCAACTCCAACTCCGGCGCCGGCACCGGTATTAGCTCCGCCGACCGCAACTCCAACTCCATCTCCAACTCCAACTCCGGCACCGTCTACCGCTCCCACTACTTCACCGACTCCATCTCCGGCGGCTTCCGCAACCTCTCCATCTCCATCTCCGGCTGGCGCCGGAGCTGTTTCACCACCGGCGCCTACTCCTACAGGTAGTGCACCGGCGGATCAGCCTTCAGCCGACAACACGCCGTCGTCGCCTAACGCCGCTAGTAGAGCCGTCATTGGCGGTGCTGCATTCGCTGGCGTTATCATCGCTGCTGCTTTGATGTAG
- the LOC125845215 gene encoding esterase FUS5-like isoform X4 — MEKQEPEKKKPRILCLHGYGSSAEIFKKVIYQWPESVTGKLDLVFLDGPFPAQAGKSPREGFFDPPYFVWFPSNKDFKEDCSFEECLKYIEDFMLKHGPFDGVLGFSQGTVLCATFPGMQREGVALTKVPKIKFLIIISGAKFGGPTFSAPPLASNAFSSPINSPSLHFLGDMDYQKKDGEILLECFVDPWVIHHPEGHTIPKLDGSNLEIMLGFIEKVQQL; from the exons ATGGAAAAACAAGAACCAGAGAAGAAGAAACCAAGAATTCTTTGCCTCCATGGCTATGGAAGCAGTGCTGAAATCTTCAAGAAAGTGATTTATCAGTGGCCGGAATCCGTCACCGGAAAATTAGATTTGGTTTTCTTGGATGGACCTTTTCCAGCTCAGGCAGGGAAATCGCCACGTGAAGGTTTTTTTGATCCTCCTTACTTTGTATGGTTTCCATCAAATAAG GATTTCAAAGAGGATTGCAGTTTTGAAGAATGCCTAAAGTATATAGAAGATTTTATGTTAAAGCATGGACCTTTTGATGGTGTTCTTGGTTTCTCacaa GGAACTGTTTTATGTGCAACATTCCCAGGCATGCAAAGGGAAGGTGTGGCCCTAACAAAAGTTCCAAAGATAAAGTTTCTTATCATAATATCAGGTGCTAAATTTGGAGGACCAACTTTTAGTGCACCACCTTTGGCTTCAAATGCATTTTCATCTCCAATCAACTCTCCATCACTTCACTTCTTAG gagATATGGACTACCaaaaaaaagatggtgaaattCTACTAGAGTGTTTTGTGGATCCATGGGTAATTCACCATCCTGAAGGACATACCATACCTAAACTAG ATGGTAGCAACCTTGAAATAATGCTTGGGTTTATTGAAAAAGTTCAACAACTTTGA
- the LOC125845208 gene encoding hyoscyamine 6-dioxygenase-like, whose amino-acid sequence MEILISNWSNVEFVPKKYIFPLERRPGKIEFPVCHDIPLIDLANNHPTDTIQQVIRACQEFGIFQVINHGVCENLMDDTMNIYKEFFKLPGEYKAKFYSNDMNKSCRLCSSTLAYDTEEFHYWRDNFTHHCYPLEEYIMTWPNKPTKYREVVSEYSIETRKLLYKILDMICKGLGLEKGYFEGEVSKTNVISVNHHIPCPNPSLTLGMPVHSDPNLITLLQQCDVPGLQILKDGKWIGVQPIPHAIVLIPGLQLKVISNDMFITPVHRVLTHAKEARTTIGVFLGPSPESLIKPATPLVRTEPEFRAFTYPEFLKTFTAGAKCDAQFALNHFRNKA is encoded by the exons atggaaaTCTTGATTTCAAATTGGTCAAATGTTGAATTTGTacctaaaaaatatatttttccacTAGAAAGAAGACCAGGAAAAATTGAATTTCCTGTTTGCCATGATATACCACTCATAGACTTGGCTAATAATCATCCAACTGATACAATTCAACAAGTTATCAGAGCATGTCAAGAATTTGGAATATTTCAG GTGATAAACCATGGAGTATGTGAAAATCTAATGGATGATACAATGAATATATACAAGGAGTTCTTCAAATTACCTGGTGAATACAAAGCAAAATTTTACTCAAATGATATGAACAAAAGCTGCAGGTTATGTTCAAGCACATTAGCATATGATACTGAAGAATTTCACTATTGGAGAGATAATTTTACTCATCATTGCTATCCTTTAGAGGAATACATTATGACTTGGCCAAATAAGCCCACCAAGTATAG aGAAGTGGTAAGTGAGTATTCAATAGAAACAAGGAAGCTACTTTACAAGATTTTGGATATGATATGCAAAGGATTAGGACTAGAGAAAGGTTATTTTGAAGGTGAAGTAAGTAAAACAAATGTGATTTCTGTGAATCATCATATTCCATGTCCAAATCCAAGTTTGACACTAGGAATGCCAGTACATTCTGATCCAAATCTCATAACATTGCTTCAACAATGTGATGTTCCTGGACTTCAAATACTTAAGGATGGCAAATGGATTGGTGTGCAACCTATTCCTCATGCTATAGTTCTTATTCCTGGTCTACAATTGAAG GTAATAAGCAATGACATGTTCATAACTCCGGTTCATCGTGTGTTGACACACGCAAAAGAGGCTCGAACAACAATTGGTGTATTTCTCGGTCCATCCCCCGAGTCTTTAATAAAACCAGCCACTCCTTTGGTTCGCACTGAACCGGAATTTAGAGCCTTTACTTATCCAGAgttccttaaaacatttactgCTGGGGCTAAATGTGATGCCCAATTTGCCCTCAATCATTTTAGAAACAAAGCTTAG
- the LOC125845206 gene encoding hyoscyamine 6-dioxygenase-like, whose product MDILISNWSNVEFVPKSYIFPPESRPGKLEFPVCTDIPLIDLAHNNPDETIQQVIRACHEFGFFQVINHGVSENLMDDTMNIYKEFFKLPGEYKAIFYSNDINKSCKIFSSTLSYDTDEVHYWRDTFTHRCHPLEEHIPSWPDKPTNYREVVSEYSIETRKLFNKILDMICKGLGLEKGYFEGELSKTHLISVNHHIPFPNPSLTLGMPVHSDPNLITMLQQGEVPGLQILKDGQWIGVKHIPHTLIVIPGLQLKVISNDRFMTPVHRVVTHPKEARTTIGVFLGPSPEFLIKPATALIHTEPVFRAFAYPEFLEAFVGPAKFDAQLALNHFRSKP is encoded by the exons ATGGATATCTTGATTTCAAATTGGTCAAATGTTGAATTTGTGCCTAAATCATATATATTCCCACCAGAAAGTAGACCAGGAAAGCTTGAATTTCCTGTTTGCACTGATATACCACTCATAGATTTGGCTCATAATAATCCAGATGAAACAATTCAACAAGTTATTAGAGCATGCCACGAATTTGGATTCTTTCAG GTGATAAACCATGGAGTAAGTGAAAATCTAATGGATGATACAATGAATATATACAAGGAGTTCTTCAAATTGCCTGGTGAATACAAGGCAATATTTTACTCAAATGACATAAACAAGAGCtgcaaaatattttcaagtactTTATCATATGATACTGATGAAGTTCACTATTGGAGAGATACATTTACTCATCGTTGCCATCCTTTAGAGGAACATATCCCTTCTTGGCCTGATAAGCCCACCAATTATAG aGAAGTGGTTAGTGAGTATTCAATAGAAACAAGGAAGCTATTTAACAAGATTTTGGATATGATATGCAAAGGATTAGGACTAGAGAAAGGTTATTTTGAAGGTGAATTAAGTAAAACACATTTGATATCTGTTAATCATCATATTCCATTTCCAAATCCAAGTTTAACACTAGGAATGCCAGTACATTCTGATccaaatctcataacaatgCTTCAACAAGGTGAAGTTCCTGGACTTCAAATACTTAAGGATGGACAATGGATTGGTGTTAAACATATTCCTCATACTCTAATTGTTATCCCTGGTCTACAATTGAAG GTAATAAGCAATGACAGGTTCATGACTCCGGTTCATCGGGTGGTTACACACCCAAAAGAGGCTCGAACCACAATTGGTGTATTTCTCGGTCCGTCACCCGAGTTTTTAATAAAACCGGCTACTGCTTTGATTCACACTGAACCAGTGTTTAGAGCCTTTGCTTATCCAGAATTCCTTGAAGCATTTGTTGGTCCGGCTAAATTTGATGCTCAACTTGCCCTCAACCATTTTAGGAGCAAACCTTAG